The proteins below come from a single Triticum aestivum cultivar Chinese Spring chromosome 5D, IWGSC CS RefSeq v2.1, whole genome shotgun sequence genomic window:
- the LOC123121899 gene encoding uncharacterized protein isoform X1: protein MGQLMLNRVISMQRESRRLQIQPHNGPADSMVDRKDSTCKQDHCSQGGEIQYPGPHLPEDIWCHIYSLLPMRDAARAACVSHAFKRSWRCYPNLAFNMITLGIDIESCGEDGIARNFTNKVDHILKNRPCIATKTLEIVFRYYNAKVCNIDSWFQAAVTPGIEELTIELSSKSGRYYNFPWSLLANESGNSIRYLNLARCAFSPTDELCFKSLSRLELSDVAITGDQLGSILHNSFALQRMQLKFCNKIICLKIPFHLQQLRYLDVFDGGSSLRVIEVEAPNLSNFQFMGHRKVHLSFGVGLQFKKFDLYFPGAISYVCADFLSSLRYVEDLSLGSRCEMIDTPVLHSKFLHLKHLNVDLQAMTFSPTYDYCSLISLFDASPFLETLVMNVLQQKMLHESIVGDASHLRQMPGHHHDSLKTVKIIGFSSAKSLVELTCHIIENTSSLESLTLNTTTGHPFDSCLTNNTGKCNLLGVDFMVEVGRGLLAIRTYVEPKVPSGVELNVVEPCRRCHDQPPPMP from the exons ATGGGTCAGCTGATGCTCAATCGGGTGATATCGATGCAGCGGGAAAGTCGTCGCCTGCAAATACAACCCCATA ATGGACCAGCTGATTCAATGGTTGACAGAAAGGACTCAACCTGCAAACAAGACCATTGTTCCCAAGGTGGTGAAATACAATACCCTGGGCCACATCTTCCAGAG GATATTTGGTGTCATATATATTCCCTACTGCCAATGCGAGATGCTGCTCGAGCTGCTTGTGTGTCTCATGCATTTAAACGTTCTTGGAGATGCTATCCGAACCTTGCTTTCAATATGATAACATTGGGCATTGATatagaatcatgtggagaggacgGAATAGCAAGAAATTTTACCAACAAAGTTGACCACATTTTGAAAAACCGCCCATGCATTGCCACCAAGACGCTCGAGATTGTTTTCCGTTACTACAATGCCAAAGTCTGTAACATTGATAGCTGGTTTCAGGCTGCTGTTACACCGGGGATTGAAGAACTCACTATAGAACTATCTTCAAAGTCAGGAAGATATTACAACTTTCCGTGGTCACTTTTAGCCAATGAGAGTGGAAACTCGATTCGGTATCTAAATCTTGCCCGTTGTGCTTTCTCTCCGACTGACGAGTTGTGCTTTAAAAGCTTGTCAAGACTCGAGCTAAGCGATGTTGCTATTACGGGGGACCAGTTGGGATCCATTCTTCACAATTCTTTTGCTTTGCAACGGATGCAACTAAAGTTTTGCAATAAGATAATTTGCTTGAAGATACCTTTTCATCTACAACAGCTCAGATATCTGGACGTGTTTGATGGCGGCAGCTCGCTGCGGGTTATAGAGGTAGAAGCTCCAAACCTCTCTAATTTCCAGTTTATGGGTCATCGCAAAGTACACCTATCGTTTGGAGTAGGATTGCAATTCAAGAAGTTTGACCTGTACTTTCCTGGTGCTATCAGCTATGTTTGTGCTGATTTTCTGTCCAGCTTGCGATATGTTGAAGATCTTTCCCTAGGTTCACGTTGTGAG ATGATTGATACACCAGTTCTACATAGCAAATTCCTGCATCTCAAGCACTTGAATGTTGATCTTCAAGCAATGACATTTTCCCCGACCTACGACTATTGTTCTTTGATATCACTTTTTGATGCTTCTCCTTTCTTGGAGACCCTTGTCATGAAT GTGTTGCAGCAAAAGATGTTGCACGAGTCAATCGTGGGAGATGCATCACATTTGAGGCAGATGCCAGGACACCACCATGATAGCCTCAAGACAGTGAAGATCATTGGTTTCTCCTCTGCGAAGAGCTTAGTAGAGCTAACATGCCATATCATTGAGAATACGAGCTCACTTGAGAGCCTTACATTGAACACCACAACAGGACATCCTTTCGACAGCTGTTTAACCAACAATACTGGAAAGTGCAACCTGTTGGGCGTGGATTTTATGGTGGAAGTTGGTAGAGGGCTCTTGGCTATCAGGACATATGTTGAGCCAAAAGTTCCCTCCGGAGTTGAGCTAAATGTTGTGGAGCCTTGCCGCCGATGCCATGATCAACCACCGCCGATGCCATGA
- the LOC123121899 gene encoding uncharacterized protein isoform X2, translating to MGQLMLNRVISMQRESRRLQIQPHTDSMVDRKDSTCKQDHCSQGGEIQYPGPHLPEDIWCHIYSLLPMRDAARAACVSHAFKRSWRCYPNLAFNMITLGIDIESCGEDGIARNFTNKVDHILKNRPCIATKTLEIVFRYYNAKVCNIDSWFQAAVTPGIEELTIELSSKSGRYYNFPWSLLANESGNSIRYLNLARCAFSPTDELCFKSLSRLELSDVAITGDQLGSILHNSFALQRMQLKFCNKIICLKIPFHLQQLRYLDVFDGGSSLRVIEVEAPNLSNFQFMGHRKVHLSFGVGLQFKKFDLYFPGAISYVCADFLSSLRYVEDLSLGSRCEMIDTPVLHSKFLHLKHLNVDLQAMTFSPTYDYCSLISLFDASPFLETLVMNVLQQKMLHESIVGDASHLRQMPGHHHDSLKTVKIIGFSSAKSLVELTCHIIENTSSLESLTLNTTTGHPFDSCLTNNTGKCNLLGVDFMVEVGRGLLAIRTYVEPKVPSGVELNVVEPCRRCHDQPPPMP from the exons ATGGGTCAGCTGATGCTCAATCGGGTGATATCGATGCAGCGGGAAAGTCGTCGCCTGCAAATACAACCCCATA CTGATTCAATGGTTGACAGAAAGGACTCAACCTGCAAACAAGACCATTGTTCCCAAGGTGGTGAAATACAATACCCTGGGCCACATCTTCCAGAG GATATTTGGTGTCATATATATTCCCTACTGCCAATGCGAGATGCTGCTCGAGCTGCTTGTGTGTCTCATGCATTTAAACGTTCTTGGAGATGCTATCCGAACCTTGCTTTCAATATGATAACATTGGGCATTGATatagaatcatgtggagaggacgGAATAGCAAGAAATTTTACCAACAAAGTTGACCACATTTTGAAAAACCGCCCATGCATTGCCACCAAGACGCTCGAGATTGTTTTCCGTTACTACAATGCCAAAGTCTGTAACATTGATAGCTGGTTTCAGGCTGCTGTTACACCGGGGATTGAAGAACTCACTATAGAACTATCTTCAAAGTCAGGAAGATATTACAACTTTCCGTGGTCACTTTTAGCCAATGAGAGTGGAAACTCGATTCGGTATCTAAATCTTGCCCGTTGTGCTTTCTCTCCGACTGACGAGTTGTGCTTTAAAAGCTTGTCAAGACTCGAGCTAAGCGATGTTGCTATTACGGGGGACCAGTTGGGATCCATTCTTCACAATTCTTTTGCTTTGCAACGGATGCAACTAAAGTTTTGCAATAAGATAATTTGCTTGAAGATACCTTTTCATCTACAACAGCTCAGATATCTGGACGTGTTTGATGGCGGCAGCTCGCTGCGGGTTATAGAGGTAGAAGCTCCAAACCTCTCTAATTTCCAGTTTATGGGTCATCGCAAAGTACACCTATCGTTTGGAGTAGGATTGCAATTCAAGAAGTTTGACCTGTACTTTCCTGGTGCTATCAGCTATGTTTGTGCTGATTTTCTGTCCAGCTTGCGATATGTTGAAGATCTTTCCCTAGGTTCACGTTGTGAG ATGATTGATACACCAGTTCTACATAGCAAATTCCTGCATCTCAAGCACTTGAATGTTGATCTTCAAGCAATGACATTTTCCCCGACCTACGACTATTGTTCTTTGATATCACTTTTTGATGCTTCTCCTTTCTTGGAGACCCTTGTCATGAAT GTGTTGCAGCAAAAGATGTTGCACGAGTCAATCGTGGGAGATGCATCACATTTGAGGCAGATGCCAGGACACCACCATGATAGCCTCAAGACAGTGAAGATCATTGGTTTCTCCTCTGCGAAGAGCTTAGTAGAGCTAACATGCCATATCATTGAGAATACGAGCTCACTTGAGAGCCTTACATTGAACACCACAACAGGACATCCTTTCGACAGCTGTTTAACCAACAATACTGGAAAGTGCAACCTGTTGGGCGTGGATTTTATGGTGGAAGTTGGTAGAGGGCTCTTGGCTATCAGGACATATGTTGAGCCAAAAGTTCCCTCCGGAGTTGAGCTAAATGTTGTGGAGCCTTGCCGCCGATGCCATGATCAACCACCGCCGATGCCATGA
- the LOC123121899 gene encoding uncharacterized protein isoform X3 has protein sequence MRDAARAACVSHAFKRSWRCYPNLAFNMITLGIDIESCGEDGIARNFTNKVDHILKNRPCIATKTLEIVFRYYNAKVCNIDSWFQAAVTPGIEELTIELSSKSGRYYNFPWSLLANESGNSIRYLNLARCAFSPTDELCFKSLSRLELSDVAITGDQLGSILHNSFALQRMQLKFCNKIICLKIPFHLQQLRYLDVFDGGSSLRVIEVEAPNLSNFQFMGHRKVHLSFGVGLQFKKFDLYFPGAISYVCADFLSSLRYVEDLSLGSRCEMIDTPVLHSKFLHLKHLNVDLQAMTFSPTYDYCSLISLFDASPFLETLVMNVLQQKMLHESIVGDASHLRQMPGHHHDSLKTVKIIGFSSAKSLVELTCHIIENTSSLESLTLNTTTGHPFDSCLTNNTGKCNLLGVDFMVEVGRGLLAIRTYVEPKVPSGVELNVVEPCRRCHDQPPPMP, from the exons ATGCGAGATGCTGCTCGAGCTGCTTGTGTGTCTCATGCATTTAAACGTTCTTGGAGATGCTATCCGAACCTTGCTTTCAATATGATAACATTGGGCATTGATatagaatcatgtggagaggacgGAATAGCAAGAAATTTTACCAACAAAGTTGACCACATTTTGAAAAACCGCCCATGCATTGCCACCAAGACGCTCGAGATTGTTTTCCGTTACTACAATGCCAAAGTCTGTAACATTGATAGCTGGTTTCAGGCTGCTGTTACACCGGGGATTGAAGAACTCACTATAGAACTATCTTCAAAGTCAGGAAGATATTACAACTTTCCGTGGTCACTTTTAGCCAATGAGAGTGGAAACTCGATTCGGTATCTAAATCTTGCCCGTTGTGCTTTCTCTCCGACTGACGAGTTGTGCTTTAAAAGCTTGTCAAGACTCGAGCTAAGCGATGTTGCTATTACGGGGGACCAGTTGGGATCCATTCTTCACAATTCTTTTGCTTTGCAACGGATGCAACTAAAGTTTTGCAATAAGATAATTTGCTTGAAGATACCTTTTCATCTACAACAGCTCAGATATCTGGACGTGTTTGATGGCGGCAGCTCGCTGCGGGTTATAGAGGTAGAAGCTCCAAACCTCTCTAATTTCCAGTTTATGGGTCATCGCAAAGTACACCTATCGTTTGGAGTAGGATTGCAATTCAAGAAGTTTGACCTGTACTTTCCTGGTGCTATCAGCTATGTTTGTGCTGATTTTCTGTCCAGCTTGCGATATGTTGAAGATCTTTCCCTAGGTTCACGTTGTGAG ATGATTGATACACCAGTTCTACATAGCAAATTCCTGCATCTCAAGCACTTGAATGTTGATCTTCAAGCAATGACATTTTCCCCGACCTACGACTATTGTTCTTTGATATCACTTTTTGATGCTTCTCCTTTCTTGGAGACCCTTGTCATGAAT GTGTTGCAGCAAAAGATGTTGCACGAGTCAATCGTGGGAGATGCATCACATTTGAGGCAGATGCCAGGACACCACCATGATAGCCTCAAGACAGTGAAGATCATTGGTTTCTCCTCTGCGAAGAGCTTAGTAGAGCTAACATGCCATATCATTGAGAATACGAGCTCACTTGAGAGCCTTACATTGAACACCACAACAGGACATCCTTTCGACAGCTGTTTAACCAACAATACTGGAAAGTGCAACCTGTTGGGCGTGGATTTTATGGTGGAAGTTGGTAGAGGGCTCTTGGCTATCAGGACATATGTTGAGCCAAAAGTTCCCTCCGGAGTTGAGCTAAATGTTGTGGAGCCTTGCCGCCGATGCCATGATCAACCACCGCCGATGCCATGA